Proteins encoded within one genomic window of Alosa alosa isolate M-15738 ecotype Scorff River chromosome 24, AALO_Geno_1.1, whole genome shotgun sequence:
- the LOC125289751 gene encoding RING-H2 finger protein ATL81-like: MSEEMQNRGRSRKRKRSSQQSRRAVQPNSSYYILSSREGDPSLPGTSTATSISYHTDLEQQLRADPLFLLRSDVLILDDEDSRRSKRSRPVGSSMPTNGRRSPQPGTSRDLYAPSELQQRAWSPSSPDIPIATISDSEDTALPSMTRADTPIFITDISDDQDELPDIFFVGMLGTPYIEMEFNLVDEVVTLWEIHNHLPLNVPYDLPTMIFNPENANEQSDCRICLNNYVEGEELTILPCNHNFHSNCVNQWLLQSTTCPMCRTQMN, encoded by the coding sequence ATGAGTGAGGAAATGCAAAACCGTGGCAGGAGCAGGAAGAGGAAACGGTCCTCTCAACAGTCTCGCAGAGCTGTTCAACCAAACAGCAGCTACTACATTCTTTCTAGCCGGGAAGGAGACCCCTCACTGCCAGGCACATCCACAGCAACATCTATCAGTTACCACACTGATCTAGAGCAGCAGCTGAGAGCTGACCCCCTCTTTCTTCTGAGGAGTGATGTTCTTATTCTGGATGATGAGGACTCAAGACGGTCCAAGAGGTCTAGACCAGTTGGGTCCTCCATGCCAACCAATGGCAGAAGGTCCCCACAACCAGGGACCTCACGAGACCTCTATGCCCCCTCAGAATTGCAACAGAGAGCATGGTCACCATCTTCACCAGACATACCCATTGCCACTATTAGTGATAGTGAAGATACTGCATTGCCATCTATGACAAGGGCAGACACACCGATCTTCATTACTGATATCTCTGATGATCAAGATGAACTTCCGGACATCTTTTTTGTTGGCATGCTTGGCACTCCATATATTGAGATGGAATTCAACCTGGTGGACGAAGTCGTGACCCTTTGGGAGATCCACAACCACCTCCCCTTGAATGTCCCTTATGACCTTCCCACCATGATCTTCAACCCCGAGAACGCAAATGAACAAAGTGATTGTAGGATCTGTCTGAACAACTATGTGGAAGGAGAGGAGCTCACGATTCTGCCCTGCAACCACAATTTCCACAGCAACTGTGTGAATCAATGGCTTCTGCAGAGCACCACCTGCCCTATGTGCAGAACACAAATGAATTAG